The following are encoded together in the Oncorhynchus nerka isolate Pitt River linkage group LG23, Oner_Uvic_2.0, whole genome shotgun sequence genome:
- the LOC115133707 gene encoding V-type proton ATPase subunit E 1-like has product MALSDADVQKQIKHMMAFIEQEANEKAEEIDAKAEEEFNIEKGRLVQTQRLKIMEYYEKKEKQIEQQKKIQMSNLMNQARLKVLKARDDMISEMLSEARQRLANVAKDPARYPALMDGLVLQGFYQLLETKVTIRCRKQDLQVLQAAIQKTIPVYKAAVKNNIEVRIDQDNFLSPDISGGIEIYNADGKIKVSNTLESRLDLMAQQMMPEIRVALFGQNQNRKFLD; this is encoded by the exons ATGGCGCTCAGCGATGCCGACGTTCAGAAGCAG ATCAAACACATGATGGCCTTCATTGAGCAGGAGGCCAATGAGAAGGCAGAAGAAATTGATGCCAAG GCGGAAGAGGAGTTCAACATCGAGAAGGGCCGTCTGGTGCAGACCCAGAGGTTGAAGATCATGGAGTATTACGAGAAGAAAGAGAAGCAGATCGAGCAGCAGAAGAAAAT tcAAATGTCTAACCTAATGAACCAGGCTCGTCTGAAGGTATTAAAGGCTCGCGACGACATGATTTCA GAAATGTTGAGCGAGGCGCGTCAACGGCTGGCCAACGTAGCCAAGGACCCAGCCAGGTACCCAGCACTGATGGACGGGCTGGTTCTGCAG GGTTTCTATCAGCTTCTTGAGACCAAAGTGACCATCCGCTGTCGTAAACAGGACCTGCAGGTGCTTCAG GCGGCTATCCAGAAGACTATTCCCGTCTATAAAGCAGCAGTGAAGAACAATATTGAGGTTCGCATCGACCAGGACAACTTCCTGTCTCCAGACAT TTCTGGAGGTATTGAAATCTACAATGCTGATGGGAAGATCAAGGTGTCCAACACCCTAGAGAGCAGACTGGACCTCATGGCTCAGCAG ATGATGCCTGAGATTCGAGTGGCTCTCTTTGGTCAGAACCAGAACCGCAAGTTTTTGGACTGA
- the LOC115133041 gene encoding transcription factor Spi-C-like, with amino-acid sequence MISLDNDINQHFQDAIDVIQRHSDDPYCDTEYKYFEPPMRSSIMCCYPITHPSDVPGPYDWNEQTSWPHVVPYGSLGPSVTMDYPQFYSITPPPRSGKGRKKLRLYEYLHEALGDPNTADSIQWTDRGSGTFHFISKNKEKLAECWGKRKGNRKTMTYQKMARALRNYSRTGEIVKVRRKLTYQFNPSIIQRLGGINHVIPPAGHPGAGHPGREVLLHQQHAPAEQAYYGSAAAPDWHNWYGHYSLQGDCDLATSFTSSTVTKA; translated from the exons ATG ATCTCCCTGGATAATGACATCAACCAGCACTTCCAGGATGCAATTGATGTGATTCAACGGCACTCTGACGATCCGTATTGTGATACAG AGTATAAGTACTTTGAGCCTCCAATGCGATCGAGCATAATGTGCTGCTACCCCATCACCCACCCTTCTGATGTGCCAGGGCCATatgactggaatgagcagacg TCATGGCCTCATGTTGTTCCTTACGGCTCACTGGGTCCATCTGTGACCATGGACTACCCCCAGTTCTACTCCATCACACCGCCACCGAGGAGCGGCAAAG GTCGCAAGAAGCTGCGTCTTTATGAGTACCTGCATGAGGCTCTGGGCGATCCCAACACGGCTGACTCCATCCAGTGGACGGACCGTGGCAGCGGCACCTTCCACTTCATCTCCAAGAACAAAGAGAAGTTGGCCGAGTGCTGGGGCAAGCGTAAGGGCAACCGCAAGACCATGACCTATCAGAAGATGGCACGGGCGCTGCGCAACTACAGCCGAACGGGCGAGATCGTAAAGGTGCGCCGCAAACTCACCTACCAGTTCAACCCGTCGATCATCCAGAGGCTTGGGGGCATCAATCACGTCATTCCCCCCGCCGGGCACCCCGGGGCTGGCCACCCTGGGCGGGAGGTGCTCCTCCACCAGCAGCATGCCCCAGCTGAACAGGCTTACTATGGCTCTGCTGCTGCACCTGACTGGCACAACTGGTATGGACATTACTCCCTCCAGGGAGACTGTGATCTTGCCACAAGCTTCACTTCATCCACAGTCACCAAGGCGTGA
- the si:ch211-214j24.14 gene encoding bcl-2-like protein 13 — translation MMDTEDTKSLDSSDGVVHLAEERSENHSSISDMVHLEREEEEMLAEEEEEEDGSLGEEEELQASVMSVLGGERELAELREEELDTQELLPSSEVSADHQETMDLMMSVAEELFVQEEPAEVSHATTVSMPMPVWKLEPPSASSTPVPSIPTLAELHSELQYSMQEQLHPPPVLGPGAPQPPDERQTNSQPESSVSLHAAQETQEIPPVTQEVPPEKTEAEPATWLPATELPVLLCGGAAMVAIVGVLAYGAVAYCRK, via the coding sequence ATGATGGACACCGAGGACACCAAGAGCCTGGACAGCAGCGACGGAGTGGTCCACCTAGCTGAGGAGCGCAGCGAGAACCACTCCTCCATCTCCGACATGGTCCACCTAgagcgggaggaggaggagatgctggcagaggaggaggaggaggaggacgggagcctgggggaagaggaggagctgCAGGCCAGTGTGATGAGTGTGCTTGGGGGAGAAAGAGAACTGGCTGAGCTCAGGGAAGAGGAGCTGGACACCCAGGAATTATTACCTTCATCTGAGGTGTCAGCTGACCACCAAGAGACTATGGATTTAATGATGTCTGTGGCTGAGGAGCTATTTGTCCAAGAGGAGCCTGCTGAAGTATCCCACGCCACCACCGTCTCTATGCCCATGCCAGTTTGGAAGCTAGAGCCCCCCTCTGCCTCCTCTACTCCTGTCCCCTCAATACCTACACTAGCTGAGTTACATTCAGAACTCCAATACTCTATGCAGGAGCAGCTCCACCCTCCCCCGGTCCTAGGACCAGGAGCACCACAGCCACCAGATGAGAGACAAACTAACAGCCAACCAGAGTCCTCGGTCTCGCTCCACGCTGCCCAGGAGACACAGGAAATCCCACCAGTGACGCAGGAGGTTCCGCCAGAGAAGACAGAGGCTGAGCCTGCTACATGGCTCCCTGCCACTGAGCTACCTGTGCTGCTGTGTGGGGGCGCTGCAATGGTGGCTATTGTGGGAGTGTTAGCTTATGGGGCTGTGGCCTACTGCAGAAAGTAG